From a single Sander vitreus isolate 19-12246 chromosome 2, sanVit1, whole genome shotgun sequence genomic region:
- the LOC144534171 gene encoding beta-1,3-N-acetylglucosaminyltransferase lunatic fringe-like — translation MWKPAGGSKSNFSSAAAAAVTCLLVTGMLVVTVGQPSSGDPAEPLVAAATSGNVYSAYFRKLTRERRAINDPPRKSAPLGPVEHLSPADLFIAVKTTGRYHRQRLQLLLDTWISRNMQQTFVFTDGEDEELRKRMGAHMINTNCSAAHNRQALSCKMALEYDTFINSGKKWFCHVDDDNYLNVGSLLKLLSQYSHTQDVYIGRPSLERPIEATERLGTTEMKQVSFWFATGGAGFCLSHGLALKMKPWASDGAFMATAEHIRLPDDCTVGYIVEALLGVSLIRSALFHSHLENLGLVSDIHNQVTLSYGTVENSRNTVSLKGPFSKNEDPTRFRSVHCLLYPDTAWCPRPWRL, via the exons ATGTGGAAACCCGCCGGTGGCTCAAAAAGCAACTTCAGCTCAGCAGCTGCTGCCGCGGTCACCTGTCTGCTCGTGACCGGGATGTTGGTCGTTACTGTCGGACAACCGAGCAGCGGAGACCCGGCGGAGCCTCTAGTTGCTGCAGCGACGAGCGGAAATGTTTACTCGGCGTATTTCAGGAAACTCACCCGGGAGAGGCGAGCGATAAACGACCCTCCTCGGAAAAGCGCTCCTCTCGGGCCGGTGGAGCATCTCTCCCCGGCCGACCTGTTCATAGCGGTGAAGACCACCGGGAGATATCACCGGCAGAGACTGCAGCTCCTGCTGGACACCTGGATCTCCAGAAACATGCAACAG acGTTCGTGTTCACTGATGGAGAGGACGAGGAGCTGAGGAAAAGGATGG GAGCTCACATGATCAACACCAACTGTTCCGCGGCCCACAATCGTCAGGCCCTCTCCTGTAAGATGGCTCTGGAATATGACACTTTTATTAACTCTGGCAAGAA GTGGTTCTGTCACGTCGATGATGATAACTACCTGAACGTCGGCTCCCTCCTAAAGCTCTTGTCTCAGTACAGTCACACACAGGACGTTTACATCGGCCGGCCCAGCCTCGAGCGACCAATAGAGGCCACGGAGAGGCTCGGCACCACTGAAATG aagCAGGTGAGTTTCTGGTTCGCCACAGGAGGAGCAGGATTCTGCCTGAGCCATGGCCTCGCTCTCAAGATGAAACCCTGGGCGAG TGATGGCGCCTTCATGGCGACAGCTGAGCACATTCGCCTCCCGGACGACTGCACCGTTGGTTACATCGTGGAGGCGCTGCTTGGCGTGAGCCTCATCCGCTCGGCATTGTTCCACTCCCACCTGGAGAACCTGGGGCTAGTGTCAGACATACACaaccag GTGACGCTCAGCTACGGCACAGTGGAAAACAGCAGAAACACTGTCAGCCTGAAAGGaccattttcaaaaaatgaagATCCTACGAG gTTCAGGTCGGTCCATTGTCTGCTGTACCCAGACACTGCTTGGTGCCCCAGGCCCTGGCGACTTTGA
- the LOC144534177 gene encoding protein tweety homolog 3-like isoform X2 produces MAAVVNYSPPWWVNLLHRLPHFNIEFQLVSSDFRPEDSEYQKSILLLGAVALLCLGLDLLFLLFYSFWLCCRRRKSNDSSHSHTHSHQPSADCCCTAWCVIIATLVCSAGIAVGFYGNGESSDGANRLAYSLRHANRTVSGVEKLVSDSALALNQTVEENLVQLETAFQEQTDYVSIVQKLQGQLDELVRLMVDIPFWSNTEVSLEDLARKTEAFDFYRWLGYLSLLLFDVLICLLVLFGLIRNSRGTLIGVCLLGVLTLIISWGSLGLELAVAASASDFCVSPDTYITRVTKENAVINQDILQYYLRCSPGQINPFQQRLSGSHKALVEMQDDVAELLRSATRDHANTKGSLEQIQSVLNSTEVGLHQLTALVDCRSLHMDYVQALTGLCYDGVEGVIYLVLFSFVTALMFSSIVCSVPHTWPGKRSQNANFQNPRCENTPLIGRESPPPSYTSSMRAKYLATNRPDQNRRSVPNDQLDPASRAHPTARPQSSVH; encoded by the exons TCCATTTTGCTGCTTGGGGCTGTGGCGTTGCTGTGTTTGGGCCTggacctcctcttcctcctcttctactCATTCTGGCTTTGCTGCCGGCGACGCAAGAGTAACGACTCCTCGCACTCCCACACGCACTCCCATCAGCCCAGCGCCGACTGCTGCTGCACCGCCTGGTGCGTCATCATCGCCACGCTCGTCTGCAG CGCTGGCATTGCTGTAGGATTCTACGGAAATGGGGAGTCGAGTGATGGGGCCAATCGTTTGGCGTACTCCCTCCGTCATGCCAACCGCACCGTGTCAGGGGTGGAGAAACTG GTGTCAGACAGTGCCCTAGCCTTAAACCAGACAGTGGAGGAGAACTTAGTCCAGTTGGAGACAGCTTTCCAGGAGCAGACAGACTACGTGTCCATCGTCCAAAAGCTGCAGGGACAGCTGGACGAGCTGGTAAGGCTGATGGTGGATATTCCCTTCTGGTCCAATACTGAAGTTTCCCTGGAGGACTTGGCCCGCAAGACGGAAGCTTTTGATTTTTACAG GTGGCTGGGGTACCTTAGCCTGCTGCTGTTTGATGTACTCATTTGTCTTCTGGTGCTCTTCGGCCTGATACGCAACTCTAGAGGCACTCTGATAGG AGTGTGTCTGCTGGGTGTTTTGACTCTGATAATCAGCTGGGGGTCTCTCGGCCTGGAACTGGCTGTCGCTGCT TCAGCCAGCGACTTCTGCGTTTCCCCGGATACCTACATCACCAGGGTAACCAAGGAAAACGCTGTCATCAACCAAG ATATTCTGCAGTATTACCTGAGGTGCAGCCCTGGCCAAATTAACCCATTTCAGCAG AGGCTGTCAGGGAGTCACAAAGCATTGGTGGAGATGCAGGATGATGTGGCAGAGCTACTGAGATCAGCAACACGTGACCATGCCAACACCaag GGGAGTCTGGAGCAAATCCAGTCTGTACTGAATTCCACCGAGGTTGGTCTTCACCAGCTGACTGCTCTGGTCGACTGCCGCAGCCTACACATG GACTACGTTCAGGCATTGACTGGGCTGTGTTATGACGGGGTGGAGGGTGTCATCTACCTGGTTCTCTTCTCCTTTGTCACTGCTCTGATGTTCTCCTCCATTGTGTGCAGTGTGCCACATACCTGGCCTGGCaagag GAGCCAGAACGCAAACTTTCAGAACCCTCGGTGTGAGAACACCCCCTTGATTGGCAGGGAGTCCCCTCCACCCTCT TACACCTCCAGTATGAGAGCAAAGTACCTGGCTACCAACCGACCGGACCAGAACCGACGCTCCGTTCCCAACGACCAACTGGACCCAGCTAGCCGGGCTCACCCCACTGCCCGACCACAGTCCTCAGTCCACTAG
- the LOC144534177 gene encoding protein tweety homolog 3-like isoform X1: MAAVVNYSPPWWVNLLHRLPHFNIEFQLVSSDFRPEDSEYQKSILLLGAVALLCLGLDLLFLLFYSFWLCCRRRKSNDSSHSHTHSHQPSADCCCTAWCVIIATLVCSAGIAVGFYGNGESSDGANRLAYSLRHANRTVSGVEKLVSDSALALNQTVEENLVQLETAFQEQTDYVSIVQKLQGQLDELVRLMVDIPFWSNTEVSLEDLARKTEAFDFYRWLGYLSLLLFDVLICLLVLFGLIRNSRGTLIGVCLLGVLTLIISWGSLGLELAVAASASDFCVSPDTYITRVTKENAVINQDILQYYLRCSPGQINPFQQRLSGSHKALVEMQDDVAELLRSATRDHANTKGSLEQIQSVLNSTEVGLHQLTALVDCRSLHMDYVQALTGLCYDGVEGVIYLVLFSFVTALMFSSIVCSVPHTWPGKRTDEEDGEDESGASRGGVHDNLYRVHMPSLYSCGSSYGSEASLPATAHTVSNAPVTEYMSQNANFQNPRCENTPLIGRESPPPSYTSSMRAKYLATNRPDQNRRSVPNDQLDPASRAHPTARPQSSVH; the protein is encoded by the exons TCCATTTTGCTGCTTGGGGCTGTGGCGTTGCTGTGTTTGGGCCTggacctcctcttcctcctcttctactCATTCTGGCTTTGCTGCCGGCGACGCAAGAGTAACGACTCCTCGCACTCCCACACGCACTCCCATCAGCCCAGCGCCGACTGCTGCTGCACCGCCTGGTGCGTCATCATCGCCACGCTCGTCTGCAG CGCTGGCATTGCTGTAGGATTCTACGGAAATGGGGAGTCGAGTGATGGGGCCAATCGTTTGGCGTACTCCCTCCGTCATGCCAACCGCACCGTGTCAGGGGTGGAGAAACTG GTGTCAGACAGTGCCCTAGCCTTAAACCAGACAGTGGAGGAGAACTTAGTCCAGTTGGAGACAGCTTTCCAGGAGCAGACAGACTACGTGTCCATCGTCCAAAAGCTGCAGGGACAGCTGGACGAGCTGGTAAGGCTGATGGTGGATATTCCCTTCTGGTCCAATACTGAAGTTTCCCTGGAGGACTTGGCCCGCAAGACGGAAGCTTTTGATTTTTACAG GTGGCTGGGGTACCTTAGCCTGCTGCTGTTTGATGTACTCATTTGTCTTCTGGTGCTCTTCGGCCTGATACGCAACTCTAGAGGCACTCTGATAGG AGTGTGTCTGCTGGGTGTTTTGACTCTGATAATCAGCTGGGGGTCTCTCGGCCTGGAACTGGCTGTCGCTGCT TCAGCCAGCGACTTCTGCGTTTCCCCGGATACCTACATCACCAGGGTAACCAAGGAAAACGCTGTCATCAACCAAG ATATTCTGCAGTATTACCTGAGGTGCAGCCCTGGCCAAATTAACCCATTTCAGCAG AGGCTGTCAGGGAGTCACAAAGCATTGGTGGAGATGCAGGATGATGTGGCAGAGCTACTGAGATCAGCAACACGTGACCATGCCAACACCaag GGGAGTCTGGAGCAAATCCAGTCTGTACTGAATTCCACCGAGGTTGGTCTTCACCAGCTGACTGCTCTGGTCGACTGCCGCAGCCTACACATG GACTACGTTCAGGCATTGACTGGGCTGTGTTATGACGGGGTGGAGGGTGTCATCTACCTGGTTCTCTTCTCCTTTGTCACTGCTCTGATGTTCTCCTCCATTGTGTGCAGTGTGCCACATACCTGGCCTGGCaagag GACGGATGAGGAAGACGGAGAGGATGAGTCGGGTGCCTCACGGGGCGGTGTGCACGATAACCTGTACCGCGTTCACATGCCCAGTCTCTACAGCTGTGGCTCCAGCTACGGTAGCGAAGCTAGCCTGCCCGCTACAGCCCACACTGTCAGCAATGCCCCCGTCACTGAATACAT GAGCCAGAACGCAAACTTTCAGAACCCTCGGTGTGAGAACACCCCCTTGATTGGCAGGGAGTCCCCTCCACCCTCT TACACCTCCAGTATGAGAGCAAAGTACCTGGCTACCAACCGACCGGACCAGAACCGACGCTCCGTTCCCAACGACCAACTGGACCCAGCTAGCCGGGCTCACCCCACTGCCCGACCACAGTCCTCAGTCCACTAG
- the LOC144534177 gene encoding protein tweety homolog 3-like isoform X4 — protein MAAVVNYSPPWWVNLLHRLPHFNIEFQLVSSDFRPEDSEYQKSILLLGAVALLCLGLDLLFLLFYSFWLCCRRRKSNDSSHSHTHSHQPSADCCCTAWCVIIATLVCSAGIAVGFYGNGESSDGANRLAYSLRHANRTVSGVEKLVSDSALALNQTVEENLVQLETAFQEQTDYVSIVQKLQGQLDELVRLMVDIPFWSNTEVSLEDLARKTEAFDFYRWLGYLSLLLFDVLICLLVLFGLIRNSRGTLIGVCLLGVLTLIISWGSLGLELAVAASASDFCVSPDTYITRVTKENAVINQDILQYYLRCSPGQINPFQQRLSGSHKALVEMQDDVAELLRSATRDHANTKGSLEQIQSVLNSTEVGLHQLTALVDCRSLHMDYVQALTGLCYDGVEGVIYLVLFSFVTALMFSSIVCSVPHTWPGKSTPPV, from the exons TCCATTTTGCTGCTTGGGGCTGTGGCGTTGCTGTGTTTGGGCCTggacctcctcttcctcctcttctactCATTCTGGCTTTGCTGCCGGCGACGCAAGAGTAACGACTCCTCGCACTCCCACACGCACTCCCATCAGCCCAGCGCCGACTGCTGCTGCACCGCCTGGTGCGTCATCATCGCCACGCTCGTCTGCAG CGCTGGCATTGCTGTAGGATTCTACGGAAATGGGGAGTCGAGTGATGGGGCCAATCGTTTGGCGTACTCCCTCCGTCATGCCAACCGCACCGTGTCAGGGGTGGAGAAACTG GTGTCAGACAGTGCCCTAGCCTTAAACCAGACAGTGGAGGAGAACTTAGTCCAGTTGGAGACAGCTTTCCAGGAGCAGACAGACTACGTGTCCATCGTCCAAAAGCTGCAGGGACAGCTGGACGAGCTGGTAAGGCTGATGGTGGATATTCCCTTCTGGTCCAATACTGAAGTTTCCCTGGAGGACTTGGCCCGCAAGACGGAAGCTTTTGATTTTTACAG GTGGCTGGGGTACCTTAGCCTGCTGCTGTTTGATGTACTCATTTGTCTTCTGGTGCTCTTCGGCCTGATACGCAACTCTAGAGGCACTCTGATAGG AGTGTGTCTGCTGGGTGTTTTGACTCTGATAATCAGCTGGGGGTCTCTCGGCCTGGAACTGGCTGTCGCTGCT TCAGCCAGCGACTTCTGCGTTTCCCCGGATACCTACATCACCAGGGTAACCAAGGAAAACGCTGTCATCAACCAAG ATATTCTGCAGTATTACCTGAGGTGCAGCCCTGGCCAAATTAACCCATTTCAGCAG AGGCTGTCAGGGAGTCACAAAGCATTGGTGGAGATGCAGGATGATGTGGCAGAGCTACTGAGATCAGCAACACGTGACCATGCCAACACCaag GGGAGTCTGGAGCAAATCCAGTCTGTACTGAATTCCACCGAGGTTGGTCTTCACCAGCTGACTGCTCTGGTCGACTGCCGCAGCCTACACATG GACTACGTTCAGGCATTGACTGGGCTGTGTTATGACGGGGTGGAGGGTGTCATCTACCTGGTTCTCTTCTCCTTTGTCACTGCTCTGATGTTCTCCTCCATTGTGTGCAGTGTGCCACATACCTGGCCTGGCaagag TACACCTCCAGTATGA
- the LOC144534177 gene encoding protein tweety homolog 3-like isoform X3 encodes MAAVVNYSPPWWVNLLHRLPHFNIEFQLVSSDFRPEDSEYQKSILLLGAVALLCLGLDLLFLLFYSFWLCCRRRKSNDSSHSHTHSHQPSADCCCTAWCVIIATLVCSAGIAVGFYGNGESSDGANRLAYSLRHANRTVSGVEKLVSDSALALNQTVEENLVQLETAFQEQTDYVSIVQKLQGQLDELVRLMVDIPFWSNTEVSLEDLARKTEAFDFYRWLGYLSLLLFDVLICLLVLFGLIRNSRGTLIGVCLLGVLTLIISWGSLGLELAVAASASDFCVSPDTYITRVTKENAVINQDILQYYLRCSPGQINPFQQRLSGSHKALVEMQDDVAELLRSATRDHANTKGSLEQIQSVLNSTEVGLHQLTALVDCRSLHMDYVQALTGLCYDGVEGVIYLVLFSFVTALMFSSIVCSVPHTWPGKRQGCRPGCCPECSPIISVCSDVETRPPTVTS; translated from the exons TCCATTTTGCTGCTTGGGGCTGTGGCGTTGCTGTGTTTGGGCCTggacctcctcttcctcctcttctactCATTCTGGCTTTGCTGCCGGCGACGCAAGAGTAACGACTCCTCGCACTCCCACACGCACTCCCATCAGCCCAGCGCCGACTGCTGCTGCACCGCCTGGTGCGTCATCATCGCCACGCTCGTCTGCAG CGCTGGCATTGCTGTAGGATTCTACGGAAATGGGGAGTCGAGTGATGGGGCCAATCGTTTGGCGTACTCCCTCCGTCATGCCAACCGCACCGTGTCAGGGGTGGAGAAACTG GTGTCAGACAGTGCCCTAGCCTTAAACCAGACAGTGGAGGAGAACTTAGTCCAGTTGGAGACAGCTTTCCAGGAGCAGACAGACTACGTGTCCATCGTCCAAAAGCTGCAGGGACAGCTGGACGAGCTGGTAAGGCTGATGGTGGATATTCCCTTCTGGTCCAATACTGAAGTTTCCCTGGAGGACTTGGCCCGCAAGACGGAAGCTTTTGATTTTTACAG GTGGCTGGGGTACCTTAGCCTGCTGCTGTTTGATGTACTCATTTGTCTTCTGGTGCTCTTCGGCCTGATACGCAACTCTAGAGGCACTCTGATAGG AGTGTGTCTGCTGGGTGTTTTGACTCTGATAATCAGCTGGGGGTCTCTCGGCCTGGAACTGGCTGTCGCTGCT TCAGCCAGCGACTTCTGCGTTTCCCCGGATACCTACATCACCAGGGTAACCAAGGAAAACGCTGTCATCAACCAAG ATATTCTGCAGTATTACCTGAGGTGCAGCCCTGGCCAAATTAACCCATTTCAGCAG AGGCTGTCAGGGAGTCACAAAGCATTGGTGGAGATGCAGGATGATGTGGCAGAGCTACTGAGATCAGCAACACGTGACCATGCCAACACCaag GGGAGTCTGGAGCAAATCCAGTCTGTACTGAATTCCACCGAGGTTGGTCTTCACCAGCTGACTGCTCTGGTCGACTGCCGCAGCCTACACATG GACTACGTTCAGGCATTGACTGGGCTGTGTTATGACGGGGTGGAGGGTGTCATCTACCTGGTTCTCTTCTCCTTTGTCACTGCTCTGATGTTCTCCTCCATTGTGTGCAGTGTGCCACATACCTGGCCTGGCaagag GCAGGGCTGTCGACCCGGCTGCTGCCCAGAGTGCTCACCCATCATCAGCGTCTGCAGTGATGTGGAAACCAGACCTCCGACAGTAACTAGCTAG